From a single Mycosarcoma maydis chromosome 2, whole genome shotgun sequence genomic region:
- a CDS encoding uncharacterized protein (related to chitin deacetylase precursor): protein MRLSVSAATIGAVVLAAPLVSAAGRHERGLVDPSEHPAGHLFHKRASEHHGITKRQLSTTSKNGMPYPPAGADPPPASSLPQAWIDRYNQKKNAGLIPNIPRSITDPNTRATVYPAGTDMTNVCSWTVQKCDTGDIWLAPDNYVSITFDDGPTPQSHSLIDYLQAQKQTATHFLIGSAIVWNPDAMDLYVKADPPMHLGVHTWSHTLQTGKTDLEILGDLGWTMQIIYDLTGSVPMYWRPPEGDVDARVRAIATEVLGLQTVMWNKDADDWCLRQGTGTAQLQTCTTGVGATKQGVIREMTSWAQTTNRTGFISLEHETTDQAIDAFKEYHQALVQNNWIAGAVPELQGLPYYQNQWNLTSRKERVDSILPTRDPIKVVHSDAPRGSRRAPDTSAFANLDGSGASAGASSSASAAATRTRGSSAASAATGSSSSSISSGSTSSTTNSSSKSQSSSGATHSIAGASTIGFGALAVAFALLL, encoded by the coding sequence ATGCGTCTCTCCGTCTCCGCCGCCACCATCGGCGCTGTGGTTTTGGCCGCTCCTCTGGTCTCCGCCGCTGGACGCCACGAGCGAGGCCTTGTCGACCCTTCGGAACACCCTGCCGGTCACCTGTTCCACAAGCGTGCCTCTGAGCACCACGGAATCACCAAGCGTCAGCTCTCCACCACTTCCAAAAACGGCATGCCTTACCCTCCTGCCGGTGCTGACCCGCCTCCCGCCAGCTCGCTGCCCCAGGCTTGGATCGACCGCTACAACCAAAAGAAGAATGCCGGTTTGATCCCCAACATCCCCCGATCCATCACCGACCCCAACACGCGTGCCACCGTCTACCCTGCCGGCACCGACATGACCAACGTCTGCTCTTGGACTGTGCAGAAGTGTGATACAGGTGATATCTGGCTGGCTCCCGATAACTATGTCTCGATCACCTTTGACGACGGCCCCACTCCTCAGTCGCACAGCCTCATCGACTATCTCCAGGCGCAGAAGCAGACTGCTACCCACTTCCTCATCGGCAGTGCCATTGTATGGAACCCCGACGCGATGGATCTTTACGTCAAGGCTGATCCTCCCATGCACCTTGGTGTTCACACCTGGTCGCACACTCTTCAGACGGGCAAGACGGATCTCGAGATTCTCGGCGATCTCGGCTGGACCATGCAGATCATCTACGATCTGACCGGTTCCGTCCCTATGTACTGGCGTCCTCCTGAGGGTGACGTCGATGCCCGCGTTCGTGCGATCGCCACCGAGGTGCTCGGTCTGCAGACCGTAATGTGGAAcaaggatgccgacgaTTGGTGTCTGCGTCAGGGCACCGGCACCGCTCAGCTCCAGACCTGCACCACCGGCGTCGGCGCCACCAAGCAGGGCGTCATCCGTGAGATGACCAGCTGGGCCCAAACCACCAACCGTACCGGCTTCATCTCGCTTGAACACGAGACCACCGACCAGGCCATCGACGCCTTCAAGGAGTATCACCAGGCCCTCGTTCAAAACAATTGGATTGCTGGTGCCGTGCCCGAACTCCAGGGGTTGCCTTACTACCAGAACCAGTGGAACCTCACCTCACGAAAGGAACgcgtcgacagcatctTGCCCACTCGTGATCCTATCAAGGTGGTCCACTCGGATGCTCCACGTGGCAGCAGGAGGGCTCCTGACACGAGCGCCTTTGCCAATCTTGATGGTAGTGGCGCTAGCGCTGGcgcttcgtcctcggcaAGTGCAGCTGCGACCAGAACGCGTGGTTCATCTGCAGCATCCGCTGCTACCGGTTCTTCCAGCTCCTCTATCAGCTCTGGCAGCACTTCTAGCACCACGAATTCCTCCTCCAAGAGTCAGTCGAGTTCGGGTGCCACCCACTCCATCGCTggcgcttccaccatcgGCTTTGGCGCTTTGGCTGTCGCTTTTGCTCTCTTGCTCTGA
- a CDS encoding uncharacterized protein (related to POP4 - protein involved in processing of tRNAs and rRNAs), whose protein sequence is MDGTYMETSGSGSASAVHQVLRAALNADNISDSQVSQYYRERLQDRRIQITNLDRARPKPGGSDVDARILAERKLIKRKRRVKSELSELKRLRIATARSAKTRALANKRARSQQSAIQHEQEGDEHVTASKELVKTKQRLLADATKQLKRLQSVPRHRTNQAKKIDAASKKPLSRSQRKRMGLEQVDSNISYELVKPLHDMWRSYIQQLLNIVAINGKGQLVPNTQFDERNLATMSSGTVSAVQASLIKADLCGAEIEVVRAANPSLVSQHGLVVKETEHTIIIAIPPKVSSENREARCSATRTIPKKNAVFAIKVPLASTQHSADPGHLRFELHGNHMMHTLPSRATRKYKARPTIDF, encoded by the coding sequence ATGGATGGCACCTACATGGAAACGAgcggctctggctctgcaAGTGCAGTACACCAGGTGctgcgagcagctttgaaTGCCGACAACATTTCGGATTCACAAGTATCGCAGTACTACCGTGAACGATTGCAGGACCGTCGTATACAGATTACCAatctcgatcgcgctcGCCCAAAACCCGGTGGTAGcgatgtcgatgctcgCATTCTAGCCGAACGCAAGCTTATCAAGCGCAAGAGGAGAGTCAAGAGCGAGCTGTCAGAGCTCAAGAGGCTGCGCATCGCAACAGCTAGATCTGCAAAgactcgagctcttgcaAACAAACGCGCTCGGTCTCAACAATCCGCGATCCAGCATGAGCAAGAAGGCGATGAGCATGTAACTGCAAGCAAAGAGCTTGTCAAAACCAAACAACGTCTGCTTGCGGATGCCACGAAGCAGCTGAAACGCTTGCAATCCGTacctcgtcatcggacGAATCAGGCGAAAAAGATCGATGCGGCTTCGAAAAAGCCGCTCAGTCGCTCACAGCGCAAACGCATGGGACTGGAGCAAGTCGACTCCAACATCAGCTACGAGCTTGTAAAGCCGCTGCATGATATGTGGCGCTCCTACATCCAGCAATTGCTCAATATTGTCGCGATCAACGGCAAGGGCCAGCTCGTGCCAAATACGCAATTCGATGAGAGGAATCTCGCCACCATGTCTTCAGGCACCGTCAGCGCGGTTCAAGCATCGTTGATAAAGGCTGATCTCTGCGGAGCAGAGATCGAGGTGGTTCGTGCTGCCAACCCTTCTCTTGTCTCTCAACACGGTCTCGTGGTCAAAGAGACCGAACATACAATCATCATCGCGATACCACCCAAGGTGTCAAGCGAAAATCGAGAGGCACGATGCAGCGCAACTCGCACCATACCCAAGAAGAACGCTGTGTTTGCGATCAAGGTGCCTCTCGCTTCTACTCAGCATTCGGCGGATCCAGGTCACCTTCGCTTCGAACTTCATGGCAACCACATGATGCATACGCTGCCTTCGAGAGCTACTCGAAAGTACAAGGCACGACCTACCATCGACTTTTGA